The genomic window GCGGGCGGGCTCGTCGCCGTGGTTGAGATCCAGGATCTTCCGGCAGCATTCCGCGGCCTCGTCCCATCGGCGCCCGAGGTAGAGATCGAGAGCCGTTTCGGCCAGCTGCGCAATCGCGCGCGTGCGCTCGTCGGCCGCGTGGGCCTCGGCCATCAGCTCGTAGATCCGCACCCCCCGTGCGCTCCCCTTGACGGAGACGAAGTCGAGGGGGCGGGCGACGAACTGGTCCCGCACGATCGCCCGGGTGCTCTCCCCGATGATGATCCGCGTGCCGTAGAGCCTGTTGAGGCCCTCGAGGCGGCTCGCCGTGTTCACCGTGTCGCCGACGACGGTGTAGTTGAGGCGGCTGGCGCTTCCCATGTTGCCCACGATCACCTCGCCCGAGTTGATGCCGATGCGCTGGTGGAAGAGGGGCTTGCCCTCCTGCCTCCACTTCTCCTGGAGGGTCTTCAGCTCTTCCTGGCAGGCGAGCGCCGCCCGGCAGGCCGTCACGGCGTGGTCGGCGTTCGGCGTGGGGGCCCCCCAGAAGGCCATGATGCTGTCGCCGATGAACTTGTCGAGCGTGGCCGCGGGCTGCCGCCGCAGCACGCCGCTCATGGCCTCGAAGTACTCGCCGAGCTGCTCGACGAGGGCCTCGGGCTCGAGGCGCTCCGAGATCGTCGTGAAGTCCGCGATGTCGGAGAAGAAGATGGTCAGATGGGCCTTGCGGCCCCCGAGCTCCGCCTCCCCGCCCGACGCGAGGATCTCGCGGACAAGGTCGGCGGGCACGTACTTGCCGAAGGAGCGCAGGCCGCGCTTCATGTCGTGCGTGGCGGTCATCAGCTGGTCCACTTCGAGGATCACGGAACGCTCGAGCGGCCGGGCCTCGATCTCGAAGCGGCCGATGGCCTCGGAGTCCAGGGCGATCCGGCGCAGGGGCTTGGCGACGAGGCCCGAGATCCAGGCGCTCGCCGCCAGGATCAGGAAAAAGACGCCGATGCCGATACCCAGGGTCTCCAGGTTGTTGCGGTCCACGGCCCCCATGACCTCGCCGTAGGGGACGACGAGGGCGATGATCCATTCCGGCAGGTCCTTGCCGGCCATGCGGCGGTAGCTGCCGAAGTAGTCCCGGCCGCCGGCGCTGAAGCGGAACGTCCGGAGATCGTGGCCCAGGAAGCTGGTGTCCTGCGAGAACGTCTCCATGAATCGGACGACCCGCACGTCGCCCAGCTTGCGCCAGTCTGCGAACTCGAACTGCGGCCGCCCCCGGTCGTCCTTGAATTCGCGGGTGAGGATCTCCGGCTGCGGGTGGGCGAGGACCCGGTAGTCGCCCGCCTTCGTCCTCTCGACGATGAAGGCGAACCCCGCCTGGCCGATGGGATTGGAGTTGAGGAAACGGGAGATGGCGCTGATGTCGAAGTCCACCGTCGTGACGCCGATGAACTGCTTGTCCTTGTCGTAGACGGGCGTGGCGAACGTGACCCCCGGCACCGCCCGGTTGCCGCTGCGCAGGGTGCGGCCCTCGGTCCAGACCGGGCCGCCGGCATCGCGGGCCGAGGTGTACCATTCCGGCTTCCGTCCCTCGCCGGTCAGCCGGAACTCCCGGCGCTCATAGGGCTTCCGCTGCGCGTAGTCCTCCGGCGTGAAGTCGAGGATGACCGCCTTGCCGGCCTTTCGGTCGTAGCGGGCCTCGCGGATGCTGAACCCGCCTTCCGGAAGCCTCTCGACGGACAGCATGAGGCCGGTCTCGAAACCGGCCGAGAGAAAGGTGAAATGGCCCTGCGCCTCCATCACCCGCTGCAGGTGGCGGGTCAGCCACTTGAGCGTCTCCGGGGTGGGCTTGACGGACCCCAGGAGCTGGCGGTTCATCTCGCCCTGGTCCAGGGCGCGTTTGAGCAGCGTGCCCACCCAGTCCCGGATCCGCAAAGAGCTCTCGTCGAGCACCTGCGCGGAGAGGGTGTCGGCGTTGCGCTTCAGGTTGTAGTAAGAGAGGCCCCCCAGCAGGCCGACCGTGCCGATGAGCATGACGGCCAGCAGGGTGGACAGGGCCGTGCGGAAGGGCACGCGGGCCGATGCGAGTCTTGCCGTGAAGGGGACTTTCATGGCAGCGCATTGTAATACAAAACGCGCCGCGATGCCCGAAAAAAACGCCGGCCCCGGAGGCCGGCCGGGCGCGGATCCTGCATAACCCCTTGATCGGAAAGCGGGATTGGAGGCCTTACGCAACCCGCTTGCTTTTTCGGGACATCTTGTTTAACTTAGCGCCTGCGATGAACGAAATGAACACCGGCGTGCCCCTGTCGCCGGTTACCCTTGAACTGATCTCATCGGCCCATCGCGTGCTGGTCCTGGCCCTTGCCGTCCTGGCCCAGGTCTACCTCTTCGTCCGCTTTCGCGAGGCCGTCCGGTCCTCCCGCCTGTCAAGGCGCACGGCATCGTGGGTCGTGGGCGCGGCGGGCGCGGCCATCGCGATTCTCTTTTCCCTCAGCGGTTTCATCCTGGCCCGGCCCATGGCCTGGCTCGACCCCTCCCCGGCCCTGCAGGCCGCTCTCTTCTACCTTCCGGCCCTGTGGAGCGTGGGGTCCCTGACCTGTGCTCTCATCCTGCTGACGCTGCGGGTCGCCGGCGAGGCCGGCAGGCGGGCGAAGAAACTCTGGCGCAATGTGACCGGCCGGGCACCTTCGCCCCCCGTGGACACGGGCCGCCGCCGTTTCGTGAAAGCCGGCGTGGGGACGCTGGCCGCCGCGCCGTTCGTCCTGACCGGCTACGGGGCCGCCTACGCGGGCCGGGCCTACCGGGTGGAGGAGCGCTCGCTTCCCTTCGGCCTGCCCCTGCGCGTCGTGCAGCTCACCGACATCCACGCCGGCCTCACCATGACCCGAAGGGAGCTGCGGCGCTATGCCGACGAGGTGATCGCCCTCGAGCCCGACCTCTTCGTCCTGACCGGCGACTACGTCACCAACACGAGCGCCTTCCTGCCGGACTGCCTCGAGGAGATGGCGCGCGTCCGCGCCCGCTACGGGACCTTCGCCGTGCTGGGCAACCATGACCACTGGTACGTCCGTCCCTCGGAGCTGACCGGCCTGTTCCGGGAAAGCGGGATCCCGCTGCTCCGAAACGCAAACCGCGTGATCGCATCGGCACAGGGCCCCTTCGCCGTCGCGGGCATCGACGACCTGGTCGCCGGCCGGCCCGACCTGCAGGCCGCCCTGCGGGGACTGACCCCGTCCGTGCCCACGATCCTGCTGTCACACCGCCCCGAGGTCTTCCCCGATGCCGCCGACCGCGGCGTGGCGCTGACCCTGGCGGGTCACTACCACGGCGGCCAGATCAAGCTGACCCTGCCCAGCCGCGAGATCAGCGTCGCGCACCTGCGGACCCCTTATCCCGAGGGCCTCTTCCGCATCGGCGAGAGCCGCCTCTACGTGAGCCGCGGCATCGGCACCTCGCTGACCCCGGTGCGGCTCAACGCCCGTCCCGAGATCACCGTACTGAACCTGACATAGCAAGCCGCGGAAAACGATGCCCAAAGAAGAGCCCCGCACAGGGCGTGCGGGGCTCTTTCCGCTTGAGGCCCGTCACCTGCAGCCCGTGAAGAGCCCCGGGTTCCAGGTTTCTTTCGAAAGCGTCCACTGCCCATAGGCGGAGGGGTGGAAGCAGTCGATGTCGGAGACGTGCTCTTCGCCGAAGACGAAGTTGAACGCGGCGTCGGTGTAGACGTAGTAGTGGTTCGGGTCTGTCCTGTTGTACTCCTCGGTCACACTCTTGAGGATGTTGTTGAAGGCGATGATCCGGCTGCGTGTGTACTGGCGGCCGGCATCCCCGATGAGCGGGTTGAGCATGGTCCCGCAGGGGAAGAGCTTCAGCAGCGTCGTGGCCCAGAGGACCTCGCAGTCCACGATCCCCAGGGCCTTCTTGTCCCGGGCGACCTCCCAGAGCCGGTAGATGTCGACGATCCCCACGACGTAGACGGTGGCGCCCGCCGGCAGCCCCGCCTTCAGTTTATCCAGCCCTGCCCTGAAATTGCTTTCGAATTCCGCCTCGCTCGGGATGTCGGCGAAGCGGTCCTGGCAGACGTCGTTGTGACCCATGAGCACCGTCACGTAGTGGGCCCTCCGGCCCGCGGCCGCGGCGGCCTGGCCGGGGAAGTCGAACATGTCGGCCCCGCTCTTGGCCTCCATGTAGTTGGCGCGGCCCGAGCTCCCGAAGAGCTTGGTGATGCGCTGGTTGTGGCTGTTGACGTTGGTGAGCCCCAGGAGCCACTCCCAGAAGCCGTGGTAGCCGTTGACCCAGCTGGCCCAGTGGTTGGCCGCCGGCAGCTCCGCGTCGATGGCCTCCGTCATGCTGTCGCCCGTGCTCGAGAGGCGCTTGGGGCAGAGCGGCTGCGCCTTGGTGTCTGCGGCCGCCTGCGAGACGCCCAGGGCAAGGAAGACGGCGACAAGGGCCGGGATGATGAAACGGATCGGCCTTTTCATGGTCTGCCTCCTTTCCTGTTTCCGGTGTTGCCTGATGATGTCTCCTGAACCCCCGTTTCGCTTTCTTTTCGTGTCCCCTCGATCTCCCTGAGGACCAGGGCCCTCAGGTCCTCGTAGGGGAAGGTCCCGCTCATGTAGATGCCGTTGACGAAGATGACCGGGGCGGCCTGCACGCCGATCCGGACGCCGTGCCCGATGTCCTCCCGGACCCGGAGCAGGAGAATCCCCCTGCCCTGCTCGTCGGCGAGACGCTGCATGTCGAGGCCCGCCTCGCGGGCCGCCTGCCGGATGGCCTCGGCCGTGGCGCGCCCCCCGCGGGCGAGGATTGCGTCGTGGTACTCCCAGAACCGCCCCTGCCTGAAGGCGCCCTCGCCCGTCTCGGCGGCCCGCAGGGCGTCGGCATCCTGGGTGCCGAGGAAGCTCCGGTGCACCCAGCGGATCTTCCCGGGGAACTCCTCCATCAGCCGGCGTATCTTCCCCGCGCTCTCGGCACAGACCGGCGAGGAGAAGTGGGCGAAGTGGACGAGCGTGACGGGCGCGCCGGCCGTCCCGCGCCACGGCGCCCCCTCGGTGGCCACCCGGATGCGCGGCCGCTCCGGCGGCGACGCGAGGAACCGGTAGTCCGACTTCTCCCGCAGCGAGGCCACGTAATCGAGGCGGCGCTGGATCCGGCCGCGCTCCTCGAGGTAGGTCCTCAGCCGGGCGCGGCCCTCGGCGCCCCTCACCGCCTCTTCCGGGTGCGCGGCCAGGTAGGCATCGATGTCGCTTTCCCGGAGGGGGGCGACCCTGCCGTCCACCTCCTCCTTGAGCAGGGCCTCGACGCTCAGCCCCCGGCGGGCCGCCTCACGCTCGAGCAGGCGCCGGTCGGCGATCTCCCGGGCCTCGCGCTCCAGGAGGCTGTGGATGCTGCCGCGGAGCCGGTAGATCTGGAAGGCGGCGTTCTCCTCGATCTCCGAGAGGGTGATGGGCGCACCGTCGAGCACGGCGATCACCTCGTCCCCGGAAGCGCCCGCAGGCCCGATGCCCGCGGCCGCCAGCAGGAGGCTAACGGCCGGGACGATCAGGAGCCCCGGCAGCCGGCCGCTCTTCTTCACGCCGGTCATTGTCGATCCCTTCCGTCGTCATGCGCCGCAGGAATTCGTTGATGCTCATGCCCGTCGTCTTCTCGATCCGCAGGCGGTTCTCCTCGATGCGCGCCATCAGCTCGCGGATCCTGTCGGCATTTTCCGCTGTCCGCTCCGTTTCCCGGAGGCCCCGCATCGATTCCCGGAAGCTCTGGATGGTCTCGGTCAGCTCCCGGACGTCCTCGTCCGAAAGAGACGCCTCGGGGAGCCTTTCGCGCAGGGAGAGGGACACGGTCGCCGAAAGCCCGGGCCCCGTCTCTTCCGGGGCGGCGGCCGCAACAGGCACGGGGGGCTCGTTCCGCACCGGGGGCGCGGCCGCATCGGCGGCAGGCGGCGCGGGTGCCGGCGCAGCAGGGGCGGACGCGAGGGGAGCTTCGGCGGGGGCCGGCCGGCCGGGCGGGGTTGCAGGGTGCGGGTCCGGGAAGCGCAGTTCCGGGGGGAACGCCCAGAACGCGGCTGTCAGCACGAGGGCCGTGACGGCGACGGCGGCCAGGAATCTCTCCAGGCGCGGGTACATGACGGCTGCCTCAACATTTGGAACGAATAAGGGAAAGCGGCAGGTGAGCCCGGTGAAACGCTCCTCTGTGTCTCTTATAGCAGGGCAGCCGAACCGGGGTCAAGCACCCCGTGCCGGCCGCCGCCCCGCATTGGCCGTCTTCGAGGGTCGGGGAACTCAGCGGCCGCGCTCGATGACCTTGAGCAGCGTGTTCGGGGGGACGGGCTCTTCCGGCAGGCCGCCGTTGAGCAGCGCCGTCTCCTTGATGCGGCTCTCGGGGACGCCGAGCGACCGCAGCGCGTTGCCGAGGGTGTCGGACTTCGCGACGCGGCGCACGCGGACGCGGTCGGGCTGCACGTTGATCCTCCGCGCGTCGGTGAGCTCCGCAAACCGTCCCAGGGTGCTCTCGAAGGTTTGCTCGTGCTGCGGGAAATTGCGCTGCGCGCTCATCCCCGTGAAGGAGTAGACCCCGTTGCCCTTCTGGATGAAATAGGTGAGGGTGCGGATCGAGCTGCCGCCGGATTGCACGTCGGCCGTGAGCCGGTAGGCCTCGAACCCGCCCACGCGGGCCGGCTGCCCCTGGATGACGCGGGCCCTGTTCTTCGAGACGAAGCCGCGGGCCGCCTCCGCCGGGGACTTCCCCTGCGCCACGGCGAAGAGGATGACGGCGCTCTTGTCCCTGCTGAGCATCTGCACCGCCGCCGGCGTGTCGTTCACCTTCCAGTCGGCGGGTACGGGGAACTGGATGCGCAGGCCGGGGTGATAGTACATCCCCCCCTCCACGTACCCCTGCCGGGGGTCCTGGCCGTAGACGAGGCCGTCGATCGCCCGCAGGTAGGCCTCGCGCTCGATCCGGGGGCGTGTGAGCCCCATCCGCCGCTGCGCCTCCTGCGACTGGGTCTTGATGGCCTGTTCGCGGTCCTCGGGGCTGGGGTGCGTCGAGAACCAGGCCGGCATGCCGCTGCGGTCGGACTGCGGGTTCATGCGCTGCAGCGTCTCGAAGAACCCGGCCATCTGCGAGGCGTCATACCCCGCCCTCGTGGCGTACTCGACGGCGAGCGAGTCGGCCTCCCGCTCGTTGTCGCGGCTGTATTTCATGAAGAAGAGCCCCATTCCGACCTCCGCCAGGCCCGAGAGGACGGGCAGGCCGAGCACCTGGGGGATGATCAACCCGATCTGCGCCGCCTGCGCGCGGCTGAGCTGCTGGGCCGAGTGCCGGGCGGTGACGTGGCCGATCTCGTGCCCGATCACCCCCGCGAGCTCCGCCTCGCTGTTGAGCGTCGCCAGGATCCCGCGCGTGAAGAAGAGGTAGCCCCCTGGGGCGGCGAAGGCGTTCACGACGGGGGAATCGAGGATCTCGATGCTGTAGTCGAGCTGCGGGCGGTGGGAGAGTTTCCCCAGCTTCCGGCCCAGGCCGCCCACGTAGGCGGAAAGGCGCGCATCGTCGTAGAGGCCGTGCTCCCGGGTGACCGAGGCGGCGACCTTCCTTCCGAGTTCGATCTCCTCGGCCTCGCTGATCAGCATGAAATCCTGCCGGCCGGTGACGGGGTTGGCGGCACAGGACGAAAGCGCGATGGCGGCACCGATGAGGAGGGCCGCTGCGGCGAGGCGGCGGGGTCCGGTTGTCATGGGCTTGGGGCTCCCTTCGAGATTGTGTTCAGAGAATAGCACAGGCGGGGTCGAAGTCAACGGGGGGCAGGCACCCGGCGGGTCTGCCCCGGCGCAAGGGGTTGCCGGGTGCGCCCGGGGCCAAGACAAAGGCCCCCGCCCGTTTCCGGGAAGGGGCCTTCGGCACAGGAAATGCGGTCGGGCGGCCGGCAGCCGGCCTCGGCCGGGTTTTCTACTTCGTGAACGCGGGGAAGCACATGGGGTCTGCCCAGAGCCTGCGGTCTTTCCGGGTCCCTTTCGTCGTTTTCTTCATGGTCTCAGCCCTCCTTGCGGCTGTCGGTTACGGGTGGGTCTGCCTTTTTCTACCTGCCGCGCTTCGGCGTGAAGACGGGGAAGCTCATCGGGTCGCTCCAGAATTTCCGGTCGGTCTTCACGTTCTTGGCCTTCTCCTTCATGACGATACCTCCTTGCGAGTGTTGTGTGCCCGGGGATCAGCGGACCGTTTCCCTGCGGGGGGTCAGGATGGGGTCCGCCCAGACCCTGTCCACCCGCTCGCCCATCAGGTTGATCCGGGGATCGGCGGTCATGCGGCTTGCAGTCGCTTTGTGGATCCGGGTCATCATGGCTTTGCTCTCCTTTCGGTCTTTGTTCCCTTTCGTTGACTGCATTATCGACATTCCCCGCGAAAACGAAATCGGCGCCCGTCTGAATGTTTTCTAGGACGGAGCGGCGCCGCCGCCGCAGACACCGTCCGAGGCCCCCATCAGACGGGCGCTGATGGGGGCCTCGATCTCCGCGGTTGCGGGCGTCTCGATTCTGTGGCAGATTGGGGCATCGGCTTATGGTACCCTCATTGACCTTCGGCACCCTCCGGTTCATCGTCGTCAGTCTCGCGATCTTCGCCCAGATGTACCTGTTCCTCCGCCTGCGGACGGCCATCCGGTCCATGGAGAGGTCGGAGCGGTTCAAGCGCCTCGCCGTTTGCCTGGCGGGGGCGGGCATCGGCCTGCTGTTCGCGATGAACGTCTTCATCCTCGTCAGGCCCATCCCCTGGTTCGACGCGCCGGCGCCGGTGCAGGCCCTTCTCTTCTATCTGCCGGCCGTCTGGGTCTTCGGCTCGATCCTGTCGGCCCTGCTGCTTGCCTTCTCGCAGGCCGCGTGGGGCCTGGGACAGGCCGTCGCACGGCGTTTCAAAAGCGACGCCCCCGGGCCGCGGCAGGCTCCCGCGGACCCGGGTCGCCGGCTCTTCCTGCAGGCCGGGGCCGGGGCGGTCGCGGCGGCACCCCTGATCCTGTCGGGTTACGGCGCCGCCTGGGCCGGGAGGAATCACGAGGTGCGGGAACTCACCCTGCCGTTCGGGCTCCCGCTGCGCGTCGTGCAGCTCACCGACCACCACGCCGGGCCCTACATGACCCGCGAGGACCTGCGGCGCTATGCCGATGCCGTCATCGCCCTCGAACCCGATCTCTTCGTCCTCACCGGGGACTACGTCTCGAACTCGATCGCCTTCCTGCCGGGGTGCCTGGAGGAGATGGCCCGGGTCCGGGCCCGTTACGGCACCTTCGCCACCCTGGGCAACCACGAGCACTGGGTGGCGAACCCCGACCGCCTCAGGGCGGTGTTCCGGCAGTACGGGGTCCCGCTGCTCAACAACGGGCACCGGGTGATCCGGACCGCGAAGGGCCCCTTTGCCGTTGCCGGGATCGACGACATGCGGTTCGGAAACCATGACCTCGACGCCGCCCTTCGGGGGCTCGACCCGTCGATCCCGACGATCCTGCTGTCCCACCGGCCGGAGATCTTCCCCGAGGCGGCCGGGCAGGGGATCGCCCTTACGCTGGCGGGACACTACCACGGCGGGCAGATCACGCTGAGACTGCCCGGCGGGGGCCTGAGCCTCGCCCACCTGCGGACCCCCTGGCCCGAGGGGCTCTTCCGCATCGACAGCTCGCACCTGTACGTCAGCCGCGGCATCGGCACGACCTTCACCCCCGTGCGTCTGGGCGCGCGGCCGGAGATCGCCGTGCTCCACCTGACGTGAACTGCCGGGCAAACGGGGGAACGTGAAAGACATGAACGCAGCCGCGGCGGCCGAGGGGGACAGCAAAGGGCAGCAGAGCGAAGGGCGGGGGTATCCGCGGTGAACCTCCGGCTCGCAGCCATCGTGCTGGCCGTCCTTCTCGCCGTTCCGCACCCGGACGCGGCGGCCTCGCCGTCCGCCCCGGAGCCGATGCGGGTGCTCCTGCGGCAGGGCGTCGAAAAGGCATTCAACCTGGATTTCCTCGGGGCGGAGGCCCTGTTCCGGAAAGCGGTGGACCTGGACCGGGAAGACCCGACGGGGTATGCCTTCCTCGCGGTGAACCGCCTGTTTGCCGCCGAGATGAGCTACGATGCGCGGGAGCGCGAGGCGAACCGGGAGGCGATGCTTCGATTCGTCGACGAGGCGCTGAGACGGGGCGAGGCGCGCATCGAACAGAACCCCCGTGACGGCCGTGCGCACTTCGCCATGGCCCTCGCCAGGACGGTGAAGTTCCGCTGGGCCCAGCGCCAGAGGCAGCATCTCGCGGCGGCGCAGGAGGCCTACGGCCTGTGGTCCTGCCTGGAGAGGGCCCAGCAGGAAGACCCGGCCAACGTCGACAGCTTCTTCCTCTCGGGCCTCGTCCGCTATCACATCGACCATCTGCCCGAGGTGGCCCGGTTCTTCTCGTCCCTCGTGGTCACCCGCGGCGACCGCGAACGGGGGCTCAGGGAGCTCGAACGGGCGGCCGCGAAAGGGGACCTGCTCCGGGAGCTGGCCCAGTCGGAGCTCATCTCCGTCTGGCTGAATTTCGAGAGACAGCCCGCCCGGGCCCTGCCCATCGCGCGGGAGCTGCAGAGGCGCTACCCGCGGAACTACAACTTCTCCTTCGCCCTGGCCAACGTCCTGTCGGAATCGGGCCGGCACCGGGAGGCCCTCGCCGTGGCCCGCGACCTCGAACGGGGCATCGCCGCGGGCAGGCCGCCTTTCGTGCCGCAGCTCAAGCCCCGGCACGACCAGCTCATGGGGAGGATCTACTTCAACCAGGGCGACTACGTCAGGGCCGAGGAGGCCCTGCGGCGGGCCCTGCAGGACCCATCCGAGGCCCATGCCCGCGTCCGGGCCTGGTCGTACGTGCGCCTCGGGATGATCCACGACGCCCGCGGGGAACGGGAGCAGGCCGTGGCCTGTTACGAGCTGGCGCTGGGTGTGGAAGGCGGCGAGGGCATCGCGAGGGTGGAGGCGCGGAAGCATCTCGCCGCACCCTACGTGCCGCCGCAGGGCAGGGAAAAGCCGGCCGGACAGCCGTGAGGCCCGTAGCGGGCCCTCTTTTTTTCTTTTCCTTCTGTGCCCGATCCTGATAATCAAAATACAACTCTTTGCACGCTCGTTCCGTTTGAGCACGAAAACCGAACAGGAGGGGACCATGGTCGAAGACTGGCTGGCAAATGCCTATGGCGGGTTGTCGCGGCGGGATTTTCTCGCAAGGGTCGGGGTTGCGGGGGTCGGCCTGGCGGGCTTTTGCCTGGCCGCGACCCCGGTGGCGGGGAAGGTCGTTGCAACCCCCGCGGAGGGCCTCTCCTCGGCGGACGGCACGGTGCTCTCCGGAGGGTTTGCCGTCCCGGTCTACGAGGCTCGTCCCGCGGCGCCCGGCCGATACCCCGTCGTCCTCGTCGTTCCCGAGGTCTTCGGGATGCACGAGCACATCCGGGACGTGACGCGCCGCTTTGCCCGCGAGGGGTTCCTGGCGGTCACCTTCGAGCCCTACGCCCGGGAAGGGGGCGTCAAGCATCTCCCCGATCTGGAGGCGGTGCGCAAGGTCGCCGACCCCGTGCCCGACGCCCGGGTCATGGCCGACCTCGATGCCGTCGTCGCCTGGGCGAAGAAGCACCCCTCCGCGAAGCCGGACCGGGTCGGGATGACGGGGTTTTGCCGCGGCGGCATGTACACGCTCCTGTATGCCGCCCGCAGCCGGGAGCTGAAGGCCGCCGTTGCCTGGTACGGGCAGCTCAGGCCGGCCCTGACGCCGGGCGTACGGACGGAAGGCCCGCTCGACGTGGCGGCGAGGATCGAGGCCCCCGTCCTGGGCCTCTACGGGGCCGAGGACGTGGGCATCCCCGTGGCCGACGTCAGGGAGATGGAATCGAGGATGAAAGCGGCCGGACGCACGGCCGAGTTCTTGATCTACCCCGGGGCGCCGCACGCCTTCTTCGCCGACTACCGGCCGAGCTACCGCGCCGAGGCCGCGAAGGACGCCTGGGGGCGCTGCATCGCCTGGTTCAACAAGTACCTCAAGGGGTGACGGGCCGGTCCCGGCGGAGTGAGGGCCGCCGAAAACCGATCGACGAAGGGAGGAGGGCCATGGAACTCGAAGCGGCCGTGAGAGGCAGGAGAAGCATCCGGAAGTTCACCGAGAGGAAGGTACCCGGGATCATCATCGAGGAGATTCTCGAGGCCGCCCGGTGGGCGCCGTCCTGGGGGAACACGCAGCCCTGGGAGTTCACGGTGATGGCCGGGGCGCCC from Syntrophaceae bacterium includes these protein-coding regions:
- a CDS encoding metallophosphoesterase, which encodes MNTGVPLSPVTLELISSAHRVLVLALAVLAQVYLFVRFREAVRSSRLSRRTASWVVGAAGAAIAILFSLSGFILARPMAWLDPSPALQAALFYLPALWSVGSLTCALILLTLRVAGEAGRRAKKLWRNVTGRAPSPPVDTGRRRFVKAGVGTLAAAPFVLTGYGAAYAGRAYRVEERSLPFGLPLRVVQLTDIHAGLTMTRRELRRYADEVIALEPDLFVLTGDYVTNTSAFLPDCLEEMARVRARYGTFAVLGNHDHWYVRPSELTGLFRESGIPLLRNANRVIASAQGPFAVAGIDDLVAGRPDLQAALRGLTPSVPTILLSHRPEVFPDAADRGVALTLAGHYHGGQIKLTLPSREISVAHLRTPYPEGLFRIGESRLYVSRGIGTSLTPVRLNARPEITVLNLT
- a CDS encoding SGNH/GDSL hydrolase family protein; translation: MKRPIRFIIPALVAVFLALGVSQAAADTKAQPLCPKRLSSTGDSMTEAIDAELPAANHWASWVNGYHGFWEWLLGLTNVNSHNQRITKLFGSSGRANYMEAKSGADMFDFPGQAAAAAGRRAHYVTVLMGHNDVCQDRFADIPSEAEFESNFRAGLDKLKAGLPAGATVYVVGIVDIYRLWEVARDKKALGIVDCEVLWATTLLKLFPCGTMLNPLIGDAGRQYTRSRIIAFNNILKSVTEEYNRTDPNHYYVYTDAAFNFVFGEEHVSDIDCFHPSAYGQWTLSKETWNPGLFTGCR
- a CDS encoding thioredoxin domain-containing protein, with product MTGVKKSGRLPGLLIVPAVSLLLAAAGIGPAGASGDEVIAVLDGAPITLSEIEENAAFQIYRLRGSIHSLLEREAREIADRRLLEREAARRGLSVEALLKEEVDGRVAPLRESDIDAYLAAHPEEAVRGAEGRARLRTYLEERGRIQRRLDYVASLREKSDYRFLASPPERPRIRVATEGAPWRGTAGAPVTLVHFAHFSSPVCAESAGKIRRLMEEFPGKIRWVHRSFLGTQDADALRAAETGEGAFRQGRFWEYHDAILARGGRATAEAIRQAAREAGLDMQRLADEQGRGILLLRVREDIGHGVRIGVQAAPVIFVNGIYMSGTFPYEDLRALVLREIEGTRKESETGVQETSSGNTGNRKGGRP
- a CDS encoding M48 family metalloprotease, producing MTTGPRRLAAAALLIGAAIALSSCAANPVTGRQDFMLISEAEEIELGRKVAASVTREHGLYDDARLSAYVGGLGRKLGKLSHRPQLDYSIEILDSPVVNAFAAPGGYLFFTRGILATLNSEAELAGVIGHEIGHVTARHSAQQLSRAQAAQIGLIIPQVLGLPVLSGLAEVGMGLFFMKYSRDNEREADSLAVEYATRAGYDASQMAGFFETLQRMNPQSDRSGMPAWFSTHPSPEDREQAIKTQSQEAQRRMGLTRPRIEREAYLRAIDGLVYGQDPRQGYVEGGMYYHPGLRIQFPVPADWKVNDTPAAVQMLSRDKSAVILFAVAQGKSPAEAARGFVSKNRARVIQGQPARVGGFEAYRLTADVQSGGSSIRTLTYFIQKGNGVYSFTGMSAQRNFPQHEQTFESTLGRFAELTDARRINVQPDRVRVRRVAKSDTLGNALRSLGVPESRIKETALLNGGLPEEPVPPNTLLKVIERGR
- a CDS encoding metallophosphoesterase — protein: MVPSLTFGTLRFIVVSLAIFAQMYLFLRLRTAIRSMERSERFKRLAVCLAGAGIGLLFAMNVFILVRPIPWFDAPAPVQALLFYLPAVWVFGSILSALLLAFSQAAWGLGQAVARRFKSDAPGPRQAPADPGRRLFLQAGAGAVAAAPLILSGYGAAWAGRNHEVRELTLPFGLPLRVVQLTDHHAGPYMTREDLRRYADAVIALEPDLFVLTGDYVSNSIAFLPGCLEEMARVRARYGTFATLGNHEHWVANPDRLRAVFRQYGVPLLNNGHRVIRTAKGPFAVAGIDDMRFGNHDLDAALRGLDPSIPTILLSHRPEIFPEAAGQGIALTLAGHYHGGQITLRLPGGGLSLAHLRTPWPEGLFRIDSSHLYVSRGIGTTFTPVRLGARPEIAVLHLT
- a CDS encoding tetratricopeptide repeat protein yields the protein MNLRLAAIVLAVLLAVPHPDAAASPSAPEPMRVLLRQGVEKAFNLDFLGAEALFRKAVDLDREDPTGYAFLAVNRLFAAEMSYDAREREANREAMLRFVDEALRRGEARIEQNPRDGRAHFAMALARTVKFRWAQRQRQHLAAAQEAYGLWSCLERAQQEDPANVDSFFLSGLVRYHIDHLPEVARFFSSLVVTRGDRERGLRELERAAAKGDLLRELAQSELISVWLNFERQPARALPIARELQRRYPRNYNFSFALANVLSESGRHREALAVARDLERGIAAGRPPFVPQLKPRHDQLMGRIYFNQGDYVRAEEALRRALQDPSEAHARVRAWSYVRLGMIHDARGEREQAVACYELALGVEGGEGIARVEARKHLAAPYVPPQGREKPAGQP
- a CDS encoding twin-arginine translocation signal domain-containing protein, with the protein product MVEDWLANAYGGLSRRDFLARVGVAGVGLAGFCLAATPVAGKVVATPAEGLSSADGTVLSGGFAVPVYEARPAAPGRYPVVLVVPEVFGMHEHIRDVTRRFAREGFLAVTFEPYAREGGVKHLPDLEAVRKVADPVPDARVMADLDAVVAWAKKHPSAKPDRVGMTGFCRGGMYTLLYAARSRELKAAVAWYGQLRPALTPGVRTEGPLDVAARIEAPVLGLYGAEDVGIPVADVREMESRMKAAGRTAEFLIYPGAPHAFFADYRPSYRAEAAKDAWGRCIAWFNKYLKG